From a single Salmo salar chromosome ssa22, Ssal_v3.1, whole genome shotgun sequence genomic region:
- the LOC106583413 gene encoding WD repeat-containing protein 1 isoform X1, which yields MTYELKHVFASLPQMERGVAKVLGGDPKGNNFLYTNGKSVIIRNIDNPAIADIYTEHPHQVTVAKYAPSGFYIASGDVSGKIRIWDTTQKEHLLKYEYQPFGGKIKDIAWTEDSKRIACVGEGREKFGAVFLWDTGSSVGEISGHSKIINSVDIKQTRPYRLITGSDDNCGAFFEGPPFKFKFSSTDHSRFVNCVRFSPDGNRFCTAGADGQIFLYDGKTGEKLGVLGAAKAHEGGVYAVSWSPDSSQLISASGDKTVKLWDVGTSMALTTFNMGGDVMDQQLGCLWQKDHLLSISLSGYINYLDKSNPDRPFRTIKGHSKSIQSLTVHKNKGRAHIYSGSHDGHINYWDAETGENDCFSGKGHSNLVTKMAVDEADQLVTCSMDDTVRFTSVTKKEYSASNLVKMDFQPKHVSVATGGLTLAVCIGQVVLLKDQKKVFTLDSLDYEPEAGAIHPGGSTAAVGGADGKVRLYSVQGNTLKDEGKSMEAKGPVTDMAYSKDGAYLAVTDEKKVVTVFTVADDYSVKNDFYGHHAKVVTLAWSPDNEHFASGGMDMMVYVWTVNDADKRLKIPDAHRLHHVSGLAWIDEHTLVTTSHDASIKQWTLKF from the exons ATGACCTATGAATTGA AGCATGTATTTGCCAGCCTCCCGCAGATGGAACGAGGAGTTGCCAAAGTCCTTGGTGGAGATCCCAAAGGCAACAACTTCCTCTACACCAACGGGAAGAGTGTCATCATCAGGAACATAGAT AACCCTGCCATAGCTGACATCTACACCGAGCACCCTCATCAAGTTACTGTTGCCAAGTACGCTCCCAGTGGCTTCTACATTGCGTCTGGAG ATGTGTCTGGTAAGATCCGTATCTGGGACACTACCCAGAAGGAGCACCTTCTGAAGTACGAGTACCAGCCTTTTGGGGGCAAAATCAAGGACATCGCCTGGACTGAGGACAGCAAAAGGATTGCTTGTGTGGGAGAGGGACGTGAGAA GTTTGGGGCTGTGTTCCTGTGGGACACTGGCTCCTCAGTGGGCGAGATCTCGGGCCACTCCAAAATCATCAACAGTGTGGACATCAAGCAGACTCGCCCCTACCGCCTCATCACCGGCAGTGATGACAACTGTGGGGCCTTCTTTGAGGGACCCCCTTTCAAGTTCAAGTTCTCAAGCACA GACCACAGCCGGTTTGTCAACTGTGTGCGTTTCTCTCCAGACGGGAACCGCTTCTGTACGGCTGGCGCTGACGGTCAG ATCTTCCTATACGACGGAAAGACTGGCGAGAAGCTTGGGGTTCTGGGCGCAGCGAAGGCCCACGAAGGAGGAGTCTATGCC GTGAGCTGGAGCCCTGACAGCTCCCAGCTCATCTCTGCCTCGGGTGACAAGACTGTGAAGCTGTGGGATGTGGGCACCAGCATGGCCCTCACCACCTTCAACATGGGCGGCGACGTCATGGACCAGCAGCTGGGCTGCCTGTGGCAGAAGGACCACCTACTCAGCATATCCCTGTCGGGCTACATCAACTACCTGGATAAGAGCAACCCCGACCGGCCGTTCCGCACCATCAAG GGTCACAGCAAATCTATTCAGTCCTTGACCGTTCACAAAAACAAGGGGCGGGCCCACATCTACTCTGGCAGCCATGACGGGCACATCA ATTACTGGGATGCGGAGACCGGGGAGAACGACTGCTTCTCAGGGAAGGGCCACAGCAACCTTGTGACCAAGATGGCGGTGGACGAGGCCGACCAGCTGGTGACCTGCAGCATGGATGACACGGTCCGCTTCACCAGTGTGACAAAGAAAGAATACAG CGCTTCCAACCTGGTAAAGATGGACTTCCAGCCTAAACATGTTTCCGTAGCAACAGGGGGGCTCACATTGGCCGTGTGCATTGGACAG GTGGTGTTGCTGAAGGACCAGAAGAAGGTGTTCACGCTGGACAGTCTGGACTACGAGCCTGAAGCAGGAGCCATCCACCCAGGGGGCAGCACTGCGGCAGTGGGCGGGGCA GATGGGAAGGTCCGCTTGTATTCTGTCCAAGGCAACACTCTGAAGGATGAGGGGAAGAGCATGGAGGCCAAAGGGCCAGTTACAGACATGGCCTACTCCAAAGACGGAGCCTACCTGGCCGTCACTGACGAGAAGAAGGTCGTCACAGTTTTCACTGTGGCGGATGATTACTCG GTCAAAAATGATTTTTATGGACACCACGCTAAAGTAGTTACCTTGGCCTGGTCCCCTGACAACGAGCACTTTGCCAGCGGTGGAATGGACATGATGGTCTACGTTTGGACAGTGAATGATGCAGACAAGAGGCTGAAGATCCCAG ACGCCCACAGGTTGCACCATGTCAGTGGCCTGGCCTGGATAGATGAGCACACGCTAGTGACCACCTCCCATGATGCCAGCATCAAGCAGTGGACTCTTAAATTCTGA
- the LOC106583358 gene encoding isocitrate dehydrogenase [NAD] subunit beta, mitochondrial: protein LLSRRFKAADVPLEFEEFHLSEVQHMDSNEKLEQVLASMKTNRVAMKGKVNTPMEFKGELAGFEMKIRRRLDLFANVVHVNSLPGYSTRHNYLDLVIIREQTEGEYSSLEHEGVPGVIECLKIITREKSRRIAKFAFDYATKKGHSKVTAFHKANNMKLSDGLFLQCCAELAELYPKIKYDNIIIDNCCMQLVQNPYQFDVLVMPNLYGNIIDNLAAGLVGRTGVVPGESYSAEYAVFETGARHPFAQAVGRNIANPTAMLLSAANMLHHLNLEYNSNMVSDAVRRVIKQGKVQTQDLGGYSTTGDFVQAIVGNLRHRPAY from the exons CTGCTGTCAAGGAGGTTTAAG GCGGCTGACGTCCCATTGGAGTTTGAGGAGTTTCACCTGAGTGAGGTGCAGCACATGGACAGCAACGAGAAGCTGGAGCAGGTGTTAGCCTCCATGAAGACCAACAGGGTGGCCATGAAAG gaaAGGTAAACACCCCCATGGAGTTTAAAGGGGAGCTGGCTGGCTTTGAGATGAAAATCAG GCGTAGACTGGACCTGTTTGCCAATGTGGTTCACGTGAACAGCCTGCCTGGCTATAGCACCCGCCACAACTACCTGGACCTGGTCATTATCCGAGAGCAGACCGAGGGAGAGTACAGCTCTCTGGAGCACGAGG GTGTTCCTGGAGTGATTGAATGTCTGAAGATTATCACCAGGGAAAAGTCTCGGCGCATCGCCAAGTTTGCCTTCGACTACGCCACCAAGAAGGGTCACAGCAAGGTCACGGCTTTCCACAAGGCCAACAACAT GAAGCTTTCAGATGGCCTGTTCCTACAGTGCTGTGCCGAGTTGGCAGAGCTGTATCCCAAGATCAAATACGACAACATTATTATAGACAACTGTTGCATGCAG ctggtcCAGAACCCATACCAGTTTGACGTGCTGGTGATGCCCAACCTCTATGGCAACATCATTGACAACCTGGCAGCTGGGCTGGTCGGCAGGACAGGAGTGGTCCCAGGAGAGAGCTATAGTGCCGAGTACGCCGTGTTTGAGACT GGAGCGCGACACCCCTTTGCCCAGGCTGTGGGCAGGAACATCGCCAACCCCACGGCCATGCTGCTCAGCGCTGCCAACATGCTCCATCACCTCAA cttggaATACAACTCCAACATGGTGTCAGACGCTGTCCGGAGGGTCATCAAACAGGGCAAG GTGCAGACACAAGACCTGGGCGGTTACAGCACGACCGGGGACTTTGTGCAAGCCATTGTGGGGAACCTCCGCCACCGACCCGCATACTAA
- the LOC106583413 gene encoding WD repeat-containing protein 1 isoform X2, with protein sequence MERGVAKVLGGDPKGNNFLYTNGKSVIIRNIDNPAIADIYTEHPHQVTVAKYAPSGFYIASGDVSGKIRIWDTTQKEHLLKYEYQPFGGKIKDIAWTEDSKRIACVGEGREKFGAVFLWDTGSSVGEISGHSKIINSVDIKQTRPYRLITGSDDNCGAFFEGPPFKFKFSSTDHSRFVNCVRFSPDGNRFCTAGADGQIFLYDGKTGEKLGVLGAAKAHEGGVYAVSWSPDSSQLISASGDKTVKLWDVGTSMALTTFNMGGDVMDQQLGCLWQKDHLLSISLSGYINYLDKSNPDRPFRTIKGHSKSIQSLTVHKNKGRAHIYSGSHDGHINYWDAETGENDCFSGKGHSNLVTKMAVDEADQLVTCSMDDTVRFTSVTKKEYSASNLVKMDFQPKHVSVATGGLTLAVCIGQVVLLKDQKKVFTLDSLDYEPEAGAIHPGGSTAAVGGADGKVRLYSVQGNTLKDEGKSMEAKGPVTDMAYSKDGAYLAVTDEKKVVTVFTVADDYSVKNDFYGHHAKVVTLAWSPDNEHFASGGMDMMVYVWTVNDADKRLKIPDAHRLHHVSGLAWIDEHTLVTTSHDASIKQWTLKF encoded by the exons ATGGAACGAGGAGTTGCCAAAGTCCTTGGTGGAGATCCCAAAGGCAACAACTTCCTCTACACCAACGGGAAGAGTGTCATCATCAGGAACATAGAT AACCCTGCCATAGCTGACATCTACACCGAGCACCCTCATCAAGTTACTGTTGCCAAGTACGCTCCCAGTGGCTTCTACATTGCGTCTGGAG ATGTGTCTGGTAAGATCCGTATCTGGGACACTACCCAGAAGGAGCACCTTCTGAAGTACGAGTACCAGCCTTTTGGGGGCAAAATCAAGGACATCGCCTGGACTGAGGACAGCAAAAGGATTGCTTGTGTGGGAGAGGGACGTGAGAA GTTTGGGGCTGTGTTCCTGTGGGACACTGGCTCCTCAGTGGGCGAGATCTCGGGCCACTCCAAAATCATCAACAGTGTGGACATCAAGCAGACTCGCCCCTACCGCCTCATCACCGGCAGTGATGACAACTGTGGGGCCTTCTTTGAGGGACCCCCTTTCAAGTTCAAGTTCTCAAGCACA GACCACAGCCGGTTTGTCAACTGTGTGCGTTTCTCTCCAGACGGGAACCGCTTCTGTACGGCTGGCGCTGACGGTCAG ATCTTCCTATACGACGGAAAGACTGGCGAGAAGCTTGGGGTTCTGGGCGCAGCGAAGGCCCACGAAGGAGGAGTCTATGCC GTGAGCTGGAGCCCTGACAGCTCCCAGCTCATCTCTGCCTCGGGTGACAAGACTGTGAAGCTGTGGGATGTGGGCACCAGCATGGCCCTCACCACCTTCAACATGGGCGGCGACGTCATGGACCAGCAGCTGGGCTGCCTGTGGCAGAAGGACCACCTACTCAGCATATCCCTGTCGGGCTACATCAACTACCTGGATAAGAGCAACCCCGACCGGCCGTTCCGCACCATCAAG GGTCACAGCAAATCTATTCAGTCCTTGACCGTTCACAAAAACAAGGGGCGGGCCCACATCTACTCTGGCAGCCATGACGGGCACATCA ATTACTGGGATGCGGAGACCGGGGAGAACGACTGCTTCTCAGGGAAGGGCCACAGCAACCTTGTGACCAAGATGGCGGTGGACGAGGCCGACCAGCTGGTGACCTGCAGCATGGATGACACGGTCCGCTTCACCAGTGTGACAAAGAAAGAATACAG CGCTTCCAACCTGGTAAAGATGGACTTCCAGCCTAAACATGTTTCCGTAGCAACAGGGGGGCTCACATTGGCCGTGTGCATTGGACAG GTGGTGTTGCTGAAGGACCAGAAGAAGGTGTTCACGCTGGACAGTCTGGACTACGAGCCTGAAGCAGGAGCCATCCACCCAGGGGGCAGCACTGCGGCAGTGGGCGGGGCA GATGGGAAGGTCCGCTTGTATTCTGTCCAAGGCAACACTCTGAAGGATGAGGGGAAGAGCATGGAGGCCAAAGGGCCAGTTACAGACATGGCCTACTCCAAAGACGGAGCCTACCTGGCCGTCACTGACGAGAAGAAGGTCGTCACAGTTTTCACTGTGGCGGATGATTACTCG GTCAAAAATGATTTTTATGGACACCACGCTAAAGTAGTTACCTTGGCCTGGTCCCCTGACAACGAGCACTTTGCCAGCGGTGGAATGGACATGATGGTCTACGTTTGGACAGTGAATGATGCAGACAAGAGGCTGAAGATCCCAG ACGCCCACAGGTTGCACCATGTCAGTGGCCTGGCCTGGATAGATGAGCACACGCTAGTGACCACCTCCCATGATGCCAGCATCAAGCAGTGGACTCTTAAATTCTGA